In Gemmatimonadaceae bacterium, a single genomic region encodes these proteins:
- a CDS encoding glycosyltransferase family 4 protein yields the protein MPRRPIAASPPRRLRVAVVAPSLRILGGQAVQADRLLRAWRADPEIEAYLVPINPLPPPVLARLTQLKYVRTIVTQLFYWPLLFRELRRADVVHVFSAAYSSFLLSPLPAFLVARLLGKPAFINYHSGEAPDHLARSRIARAVLRRSHTNVVPSSFLAAVFAKFGLRAELIPNVVDLTRFRFARRRPIRPRLVSTRNLESLYNVDCTLRAFSIVQSQYSDASLTLVGAGSEEQRLRERVAELHLRNVKFEGAVAPDEIWRRYAEADIYVQTPNIDNVPCSVFEAFASGLPVVSTDAGGISTILSDGVHGLLGPVGDYEAVARQVLRLLEDQSLADRLTDSAFATCGAYTWDVVRSTWLSLYRRLARCRSTETAGAAETDATLVLRRPAGAVMKTSNEMLDLRSVANSRDDLELVRRVQTKESAMIDTVVVRSADNQQSQSSQASAQVRDHHEERLIAEIAPVQDVRGADHVKPILE from the coding sequence ATGCCGAGACGCCCGATAGCAGCCTCCCCGCCAAGACGACTTCGCGTCGCCGTCGTCGCCCCATCGCTGCGCATCCTCGGGGGGCAGGCAGTTCAGGCGGATCGCCTGCTGCGCGCATGGCGTGCCGATCCTGAGATCGAGGCCTATCTCGTTCCGATCAATCCACTGCCGCCACCGGTCCTCGCCAGACTGACGCAGCTCAAGTACGTCCGCACAATCGTCACGCAACTGTTCTACTGGCCGTTGCTGTTCCGCGAGCTGCGGCGCGCCGACGTTGTCCACGTTTTTTCGGCGGCCTATTCCTCATTCCTCCTCTCGCCGCTGCCCGCTTTCCTCGTGGCGCGACTCCTCGGCAAACCCGCTTTCATCAATTATCACAGCGGTGAAGCACCGGATCATCTTGCGCGCTCGCGCATCGCGCGCGCCGTCCTCCGGCGAAGCCACACGAACGTCGTTCCGTCGAGCTTTCTGGCTGCGGTCTTTGCGAAATTCGGTCTCCGCGCCGAGCTCATTCCCAACGTCGTGGACCTGACGCGCTTTCGTTTTGCGCGACGGCGACCGATCAGGCCGCGTCTGGTCTCGACGCGCAACCTCGAGTCTCTCTACAACGTCGATTGCACTTTGCGGGCGTTCAGCATCGTACAGAGTCAGTATTCTGACGCGTCGCTGACGCTCGTCGGCGCTGGCTCCGAGGAACAGCGCCTCCGCGAGCGTGTGGCGGAGTTACACCTACGCAATGTGAAGTTCGAGGGAGCCGTGGCGCCGGACGAAATTTGGCGCCGTTATGCAGAGGCGGACATTTATGTTCAGACGCCCAACATCGACAACGTGCCGTGTTCGGTCTTTGAGGCGTTCGCCAGCGGACTCCCGGTCGTGTCGACAGATGCCGGTGGTATCTCGACGATTTTGAGCGACGGAGTGCACGGGCTCCTCGGTCCAGTTGGAGATTACGAAGCTGTCGCGCGCCAGGTGCTGCGTCTTCTCGAAGATCAATCGCTTGCCGATCGATTGACCGACTCCGCGTTCGCCACATGCGGCGCGTACACATGGGATGTCGTCCGTAGCACCTGGCTTTCGCTATACAGGCGGCTGGCGCGATGCAGATCCACTGAGACAGCTGGCGCGGCCGAGACCGATGCGACGTTAGTTCTTCGCAGGCCCGCCGGTGCCGTCATGAAGACCAGTAACGAGATGCTCGATCTCCGATCCGTCGCCAATTCGCGAGACGACCTCGAACTCGTTCGCCGGGTTCAGACGAAAGAGAGTGCCATGATTGATACCGTCGTCGTGCGTTCTGCAGACAACCAACAGTCCCAGTCGTCTCAGGCGAGTGCGCAGGTTCGCGACCATCACGAGGAGCGTCTCATTGCTGAAATAGCTCCTGTTCAAGATGTTCGCGGCGCGGATCACGTGAAACCGATTCTCGAATGA
- a CDS encoding glycosyltransferase: MHILWLKTELLHPLDKGGRIRTYHMLRQLVREHRITYLTLDDGCSAADAIARASEYCTDLVRVPLHTAPKRSLRFYGELARNLASSLPYAVSKYRSAAMERAISRALAQQRIDLVVCDFLAPAVNVPDMLSVPAVLFQHNVEAMIWQRHAAVARRRLVRAYLRRQQRRMYAFERGQCRRFDHVVAVSSEDAAWFSGEYDLRTVSHVPTGVDTDYFRPSATVVRPERNGLIFTGSMDWMPNEDAVAYFAEAILPVVHETVKDVTFSIVGRNPTPAVRALGQQPRVRVTGTVPDVRPHLESARVFVVPLRIGGGTRLKIFEAMAMEKAIVSTSIGSEGLPVRNGEHLLIADTAPAFAAAVVTLLQNPECAAALGARAAELVRSQFGWNRAAEQFADICIRTAAPTETTVRTLVHSS, translated from the coding sequence GTGCACATTCTCTGGCTGAAAACGGAGCTGCTCCATCCGCTCGACAAAGGCGGCCGGATCCGCACGTATCACATGCTGCGTCAGCTCGTTCGCGAGCATCGGATCACGTACCTGACGCTCGACGACGGGTGCTCGGCCGCGGATGCCATCGCACGCGCCAGCGAGTATTGCACCGATCTCGTGCGCGTTCCACTCCACACCGCACCAAAACGATCACTGCGCTTCTACGGAGAGCTCGCCCGTAATCTCGCCTCGTCGCTTCCCTACGCCGTCTCGAAATACCGCTCAGCAGCGATGGAGCGAGCGATCTCACGTGCGCTCGCGCAGCAACGCATCGATCTGGTCGTGTGCGATTTCCTCGCTCCCGCGGTGAACGTGCCAGACATGTTGTCGGTTCCCGCGGTGCTCTTCCAGCACAACGTGGAGGCGATGATTTGGCAGCGCCATGCCGCCGTCGCCCGGCGCCGGCTGGTGCGCGCCTATCTGCGGCGACAGCAGCGCCGGATGTATGCATTCGAGCGAGGGCAATGCCGCCGCTTCGATCATGTCGTCGCGGTGTCTTCCGAGGACGCTGCGTGGTTCTCCGGTGAGTACGACCTGCGCACGGTGTCGCACGTGCCAACCGGCGTCGACACCGACTACTTTCGGCCGAGCGCGACCGTCGTTCGCCCGGAGCGTAACGGATTGATTTTCACCGGCTCCATGGACTGGATGCCTAACGAAGATGCCGTCGCGTACTTTGCCGAGGCGATTCTGCCCGTCGTGCACGAGACGGTTAAGGACGTGACGTTCAGCATCGTCGGCCGCAACCCGACACCAGCTGTCCGCGCGCTCGGCCAGCAGCCACGCGTGCGCGTGACCGGGACGGTACCTGACGTGAGGCCACACCTCGAAAGCGCGCGCGTGTTTGTGGTACCGCTCAGAATCGGCGGCGGCACGCGACTCAAGATTTTCGAGGCCATGGCGATGGAGAAAGCCATCGTCAGCACCTCGATCGGGTCGGAAGGGCTCCCGGTGCGGAATGGTGAGCATCTACTCATCGCTGATACTGCCCCAGCGTTCGCCGCAGCTGTCGTTACGTTGCTTCAGAATCCCGAGTGCGCGGCGGCGCTCGGAGCTCGAGCGGCGGAGCTGGTTCGCTCCCAGTTTGGCTGGAACCGCGCGGCCGAGCAATTTGCCGACATCTGCATACGCACGGCTGCTCCCACAGAAACGACCGTTCGCACATTGGTGCACTCGTCATGA
- a CDS encoding UDP-glucose/GDP-mannose dehydrogenase family protein: MTTVSVFGLGYVGCVSAACLANEGFDIIGVDVNLAKVKLVAGGHSTVVEEGIEPLICSMVQAGRLNTTVDPAEAIRHSSISLICVGTPSHANGSLDLSHVQRVAMQIGRALRQTKEHHIVALRSTVLPGTTTGMLIPTLEKASGKHAGRDFSVCMNPEFLREGTSLHDFYHPPFTIIGAQTELAGKRLAELYAGIDAPLHITPVGVAEMLKYTSNCFHAVKVTFANEIGNLCKALGTDSHEVMRLFCEDRKLNISPAYLRPGFAFGGSCLGKDLRALVHRAKELDVDAPVLSATLESNRKQVLKAFDMVQSSRRRRVGILGLSFKAGTDDLRESPMVTLVEMLIGKGLTLSVYDHSVSRAGLIGANREYIEREIPHIWSLMRGSVDDVLASSDVVIIGNSDPEFREVQSSLKDDQIVIDLVRAFEPRASDDGHYRGICW; encoded by the coding sequence ATGACAACCGTCAGTGTATTCGGTTTGGGCTACGTCGGCTGCGTGTCGGCCGCCTGTCTCGCCAACGAAGGCTTCGACATCATCGGCGTCGACGTGAATCTGGCGAAAGTGAAGCTCGTCGCCGGCGGACACTCGACAGTCGTCGAGGAAGGTATCGAGCCGCTGATCTGTAGCATGGTCCAGGCGGGCCGCCTCAACACGACCGTCGATCCGGCAGAAGCGATCCGCCACAGCTCCATTTCTCTCATCTGCGTGGGCACGCCAAGTCACGCAAATGGCAGCCTCGACTTGTCGCATGTCCAGCGCGTAGCGATGCAGATCGGACGAGCGCTCCGTCAAACGAAGGAGCACCACATCGTCGCGTTGCGGAGCACCGTGCTCCCGGGTACGACGACGGGGATGCTCATTCCCACACTGGAAAAGGCGTCGGGGAAGCACGCGGGACGCGACTTCAGCGTTTGCATGAATCCGGAGTTCTTGCGCGAAGGGACGTCGCTGCATGACTTCTACCATCCGCCCTTCACCATCATTGGCGCGCAAACCGAGTTGGCGGGCAAGAGGCTCGCCGAACTGTACGCCGGGATCGACGCACCGCTGCACATCACGCCCGTCGGCGTTGCGGAAATGCTCAAGTACACCAGCAATTGCTTCCACGCCGTGAAGGTCACGTTCGCAAACGAGATCGGCAATCTGTGCAAGGCGCTCGGAACGGACAGCCACGAGGTCATGCGTCTCTTCTGCGAAGACAGGAAGTTGAACATCTCACCGGCATACCTGCGACCGGGCTTCGCCTTCGGCGGCTCCTGTCTTGGCAAAGATCTTCGGGCTCTGGTTCATCGCGCAAAAGAGCTCGATGTCGACGCACCCGTGCTGTCCGCTACGCTCGAGAGCAATCGGAAACAGGTCCTCAAGGCCTTCGATATGGTGCAGAGTTCCCGTCGACGGCGTGTCGGGATTCTCGGCCTGAGCTTCAAGGCCGGAACCGATGATTTGCGGGAGTCACCGATGGTGACCCTCGTCGAGATGTTGATCGGAAAGGGGCTCACGCTCTCCGTGTATGACCACTCTGTCTCGCGGGCGGGGCTTATCGGTGCAAATCGGGAATACATCGAGCGCGAGATTCCACACATCTGGTCGCTCATGCGCGGCAGCGTCGACGACGTCCTGGCATCCTCCGATGTGGTCATCATCGGCAACAGCGACCCCGAATTTCGGGAGGTTCAGTCTTCGCTAAAGGACGACCAGATCGTGATCGATCTTGTGCGCGCCTTCGAGCCCCGTGCAAGCGACGATGGGCACTATCGCGGCATCTGCTGGTAA
- a CDS encoding oligosaccharide flippase family protein, with the protein MPRIRERLRKLNGKSIDEVRVRTAQPDDAPTAPNQGLTANSDSLLGGLTTRLRGLAHGDSIAGKLARGALWVFSINVAGTLIAFLVQVLLARMLGPADYGLYLYTLGVFNVVLVVAKADWDHVSLRFLSAYAAQQNRALLRGFLRRSDVIVGIASGFAAALAACLVWIFRHHLSPSLAAAYLVACALLPITAFLQVKALSLQGLRRVVASQAPLNIVRPSLFAAGVVLAAFVFDLRLTAASALLINLAATAVVLLVSSAYLHRATAKEISGVEPQYATREWLRVAWGMLVVSAAQFILSQSFDVVVVGSLLGTTVAGYYGAASQLAGLCGFGVNAVLFMAAPLISELFASGEKAKLQRLITLTGRLNVAVSLPVVLALVFAGRLILSWYGPTFVVGYPVLVVLVAGQFTGAMLGALAGFLMTMTGHHDRAAVIIGGSALLYLLLTFVLTHMFGAVGTAFSTVIAYLARHVVLELEIRKRLGIEAFPFFRPATQSSI; encoded by the coding sequence ATGCCTCGAATCCGAGAGCGCTTGCGGAAACTGAACGGGAAATCGATCGACGAGGTGCGCGTCCGAACGGCGCAACCGGACGACGCCCCGACAGCGCCTAACCAGGGCCTGACAGCGAACAGCGATTCCCTCCTCGGCGGCCTAACGACGCGCCTCCGCGGGCTGGCTCACGGGGACAGCATTGCAGGGAAGCTGGCTCGCGGGGCACTGTGGGTGTTCTCGATCAATGTCGCGGGCACCCTGATCGCATTCCTCGTGCAGGTGTTGCTCGCGCGGATGCTCGGACCCGCGGACTACGGACTCTACCTCTACACGCTCGGCGTATTCAACGTGGTGCTGGTCGTCGCGAAAGCCGACTGGGACCACGTATCGCTTCGTTTCCTCAGCGCGTACGCGGCCCAGCAAAACCGCGCCCTGCTACGCGGGTTTCTGCGGCGCAGTGATGTCATCGTCGGCATTGCGTCGGGATTCGCCGCGGCACTGGCGGCATGCCTCGTCTGGATCTTCCGCCACCATCTGTCGCCCTCTCTCGCCGCCGCCTATCTGGTTGCCTGCGCGCTACTCCCCATCACCGCATTTTTGCAGGTCAAGGCACTATCGCTCCAGGGATTGAGACGAGTCGTTGCATCGCAGGCGCCACTCAACATCGTGCGCCCATCGCTTTTCGCTGCTGGCGTCGTATTGGCCGCATTCGTCTTTGATTTGCGGCTGACCGCCGCGTCCGCACTCCTCATCAATCTTGCGGCGACCGCCGTCGTCCTCCTCGTGAGCAGCGCGTACCTCCATCGCGCGACCGCGAAGGAGATATCTGGCGTCGAGCCGCAATACGCGACGCGCGAGTGGTTACGCGTCGCCTGGGGAATGCTCGTCGTCTCGGCCGCGCAATTCATACTGTCGCAGAGCTTCGACGTCGTCGTCGTCGGTTCGCTTCTCGGTACCACCGTGGCGGGCTACTACGGCGCGGCCTCTCAACTCGCTGGACTCTGCGGATTCGGAGTGAATGCCGTTCTCTTCATGGCGGCGCCGCTCATCTCGGAGCTGTTCGCGAGTGGGGAGAAAGCGAAGTTGCAGCGGCTGATCACGTTGACCGGACGATTGAACGTCGCCGTGTCGCTTCCCGTCGTGTTGGCGCTCGTCTTCGCCGGACGACTCATCCTTTCGTGGTACGGCCCGACATTCGTCGTTGGCTATCCCGTGCTCGTCGTGCTCGTCGCCGGCCAGTTCACAGGTGCCATGCTTGGCGCTCTCGCTGGATTCCTGATGACGATGACCGGTCATCACGACCGCGCCGCCGTGATCATCGGCGGCAGCGCGCTTCTCTATCTACTCTTGACCTTCGTGCTCACACACATGTTCGGTGCGGTGGGCACTGCCTTTTCCACCGTCATCGCATATCTCGCGCGCCACGTTGTACTCGAATTGGAAATTCGAAAGCGGCTCGGGATCGAGGCGTTCCCGTTTTTTCGGCCGGCGACGCAATCCTCGATTTAG
- the asnB gene encoding asparagine synthase (glutamine-hydrolyzing), whose amino-acid sequence MERHLLERMGHVLRHRGPDDHGLFVDGNVGFGHRRLSIVDVAGGHQPMLNEDENLCIVYNGEVYNHPLLRAELEARGYRYRTRCDTETVLNLYAAHGVATPQYLRGMFAFAIWDRTRRELFLARDRFGVKPLYYVLTRDGTLYFASEIKALLAADAVSPQLNVAALPDYLANHAPSGDETLFAGVHRLPPGCTLRWRDGAVDIERYWDLGGAFDSAGDERDERDLIVEFGSRFREAVRLRLMADVPLGVFLSGGIDSAAITATMSELVDAPVRTFSVAFAEREANELAYARLVASRFRTEHHEVVVSPTDFFSALGPLVWQEDEPIAHPSSIALYFVSRLAAEHVKVVLTGEGSDEMLAGYGRYRTTMYNLSLGRMYERVAPRPLRAAMHALIAAVASHSALGRKFTRTALFLPADVTSLYFDNFAVFSRAWQNEILRPGLRDRIGTAHLDPYATSGAFFEAMDRHSLLVRLLYADVRTYLHELLMKQDQMSMAASIESRVPFLDHPLAEFAASLPDRLKLRGWTTKYVLREAMRGTLPAAILERRKMGFPVPVGRWLRGPHRWLIDEFVLGDRATARQLFEPAVVRRLVAAHQGGEDHSERLWALINLEVWQRIFFDGEDPQHAGGGQRARSPRSVRAELRHAPVEIS is encoded by the coding sequence GTGGAGCGGCACCTCCTGGAGCGCATGGGCCACGTGCTGCGCCATCGCGGACCTGACGACCATGGGCTCTTTGTCGACGGGAACGTCGGCTTCGGCCACCGGCGGCTGAGCATCGTGGATGTCGCGGGCGGTCATCAGCCGATGCTCAACGAAGATGAGAATCTTTGCATCGTCTATAATGGCGAGGTCTACAATCACCCGCTGCTTCGTGCCGAGCTCGAGGCGCGCGGTTATCGCTATCGCACGCGGTGCGACACGGAGACGGTGCTCAATCTGTATGCGGCGCACGGGGTCGCGACACCGCAATACCTGCGCGGGATGTTCGCGTTCGCGATCTGGGATCGGACGCGCCGAGAGCTTTTTCTCGCTCGCGACCGCTTCGGCGTAAAGCCGTTGTACTACGTGCTCACTCGCGACGGCACCCTGTACTTCGCGTCCGAGATCAAGGCGCTGCTGGCCGCGGATGCCGTGTCACCGCAGCTGAACGTCGCGGCGCTGCCTGACTATCTCGCGAACCACGCACCTTCCGGAGACGAAACGCTCTTCGCTGGCGTGCACCGATTACCGCCTGGCTGCACGCTGCGCTGGCGCGACGGCGCCGTGGATATCGAGCGGTACTGGGATCTCGGCGGTGCATTCGATTCGGCCGGGGACGAGCGTGATGAGCGTGATCTCATCGTCGAATTCGGAAGCCGTTTCCGCGAAGCCGTGCGGCTGCGACTGATGGCCGACGTTCCGCTGGGCGTCTTTCTCTCTGGTGGGATCGACTCCGCGGCAATCACGGCCACGATGAGTGAGCTCGTTGATGCGCCCGTACGGACGTTCTCCGTCGCGTTTGCCGAGCGTGAAGCGAACGAGCTCGCCTATGCTCGATTGGTCGCCAGCCGATTCCGTACCGAGCATCACGAAGTCGTGGTATCACCGACCGACTTTTTCTCCGCTCTGGGTCCGCTGGTGTGGCAGGAGGACGAGCCAATCGCTCACCCCTCGAGCATCGCACTCTATTTCGTTTCCCGGCTCGCGGCGGAGCATGTGAAAGTCGTGCTCACCGGTGAGGGCAGCGACGAGATGCTCGCCGGCTACGGCCGGTACCGAACGACCATGTACAATCTGTCGCTCGGGCGCATGTACGAGCGAGTTGCGCCGCGACCACTCCGAGCCGCGATGCACGCGCTGATCGCGGCAGTGGCGAGTCATTCGGCGCTTGGCCGGAAGTTCACGCGAACCGCGCTCTTTCTGCCGGCGGACGTGACGTCTCTCTACTTCGACAACTTCGCCGTCTTCTCGCGGGCTTGGCAGAACGAGATCCTGCGTCCCGGGCTGCGCGATCGAATCGGTACCGCGCACCTGGATCCGTATGCGACTTCGGGCGCCTTCTTCGAAGCGATGGACCGGCACTCGCTGCTCGTTCGGCTGCTGTACGCCGACGTAAGGACCTACCTTCACGAGCTGCTGATGAAGCAGGACCAAATGAGCATGGCAGCCTCGATCGAGAGTCGCGTGCCATTTCTCGATCATCCGCTCGCGGAATTCGCGGCGTCATTGCCCGATCGATTGAAGCTGCGTGGGTGGACGACGAAGTACGTGCTCCGCGAAGCGATGCGCGGCACGCTGCCCGCGGCGATTCTCGAACGACGGAAGATGGGCTTTCCGGTGCCCGTTGGACGTTGGCTACGGGGGCCGCATCGCTGGTTGATCGACGAATTCGTGCTCGGCGACCGGGCGACGGCACGGCAGCTCTTCGAGCCGGCAGTCGTTAGGCGCCTCGTTGCGGCGCACCAGGGCGGCGAGGATCACAGCGAGCGGCTGTGGGCCTTGATCAATCTCGAGGTGTGGCAGCGCATCTTCTTCGACGGCGAGGACCCGCAGCACGCCGGCGGCGGACAGCGCGCTCGCTCGCCGCGGAGCGTGCGCGCCGAACTGCGCCACGCCCCCGTGGAGATCTCCTGA
- a CDS encoding acyltransferase produces MSNDAVRRDRVPALDGVRGLAILAVLLFHCSLRLQGAWRVAGSWGWMGVDLFFVLSGFLISGILLDARASSARFYYGGFYGRRALRIAPAFALVMVTLVLLPAYTGQTSEAHRLLTGHQAWYWAFLANVLIAGYGWAAVIPQTAPLWSLAVEEQFYLIWPSVVRRLSTRGVLRLGLVLIVLAAVARVVLARRGVNAITLYVLMPTRADLFGWGAVLAALVRLPNGIPIIRRGLWPALLGASVFLIAVMLRFESSYYWSVAMVMWGYPAIALAAACLVAIAIVYDPGILRLSWLRGIGKVSYGLYLWHVTVIEVVARSLRDVGAWLIPLSLLVSLLPTLVSWFAIERPALSLKRFAPMRPSEATSEPAPIGPMPERDLSASLAETES; encoded by the coding sequence GTGTCGAACGACGCTGTGCGACGCGACCGTGTTCCGGCACTCGATGGTGTTCGTGGCCTTGCCATACTCGCGGTACTGCTGTTCCACTGCTCTCTTCGCCTGCAAGGCGCGTGGAGAGTGGCTGGCAGTTGGGGCTGGATGGGCGTCGACCTGTTCTTTGTCCTTTCCGGTTTCCTGATCAGCGGCATTCTCCTGGATGCTCGCGCATCGTCGGCTCGCTTTTATTACGGTGGATTTTATGGACGCCGCGCTCTCCGCATTGCGCCCGCGTTCGCCCTCGTCATGGTCACGCTGGTCTTGTTGCCGGCATATACCGGCCAGACTTCCGAGGCGCACCGCCTTCTCACCGGGCATCAGGCGTGGTACTGGGCGTTTCTCGCCAATGTGCTCATCGCGGGCTACGGCTGGGCGGCGGTCATTCCACAGACTGCTCCCCTCTGGTCCCTCGCGGTCGAAGAACAGTTCTATCTCATCTGGCCCTCGGTCGTTAGGCGCCTCTCGACGCGTGGTGTTCTTCGGCTGGGCCTGGTGCTCATCGTGCTGGCCGCGGTTGCACGGGTCGTCCTCGCGCGGCGCGGCGTGAACGCGATCACCCTGTACGTGTTGATGCCCACCCGCGCCGATCTGTTTGGGTGGGGTGCGGTCCTCGCGGCTCTGGTACGGCTGCCAAACGGAATCCCGATCATTCGCCGCGGGCTCTGGCCCGCCCTGCTCGGCGCATCGGTCTTCCTCATCGCGGTAATGCTCCGATTCGAGAGCTCTTACTATTGGTCCGTGGCGATGGTCATGTGGGGCTATCCCGCCATCGCGCTGGCTGCGGCGTGCCTGGTTGCGATTGCAATTGTCTACGATCCCGGTATCCTGCGACTGTCATGGCTGAGAGGTATCGGCAAAGTCAGTTACGGTCTCTATCTCTGGCACGTGACGGTGATCGAGGTCGTCGCTCGCTCATTGCGGGATGTAGGCGCGTGGTTGATCCCGCTGTCGCTCCTGGTCTCGCTCCTACCCACACTCGTCTCGTGGTTCGCGATCGAGAGGCCCGCTCTTTCGCTCAAGCGGTTCGCTCCGATGCGACCGAGCGAAGCGACGAGTGAGCCGGCGCCGATCGGTCCAATGCCCGAACGCGATTTGTCTGCCTCCCTCGCAGAGACGGAGAGCTGA
- a CDS encoding Ig-like domain-containing protein, translating into MRVPRVRILGTVSLVLLSACSKLATLTGGSAVVVASVLITPPTSTIAAGAAVQLSAATYDANSQLLTGRVVSWASSNAAVASVSSTGLVAGAATGAATITATSEGISGTAAIIVSPPPPPPPPPAGAVADPTLLPVAARQLPPFESYGGASLAAGLSYNDPVTGVRVWKATSASVPVANTQATHDYSSGGLQVTRDWGTNQHTILVNVGSHYLVDFTRGAGFSNWRRTPTVNSDLCFTFSFVPTTPQIAYYLTGTTLHRYDTRTNAVADSGNFPKSFASVTTSSLLWLQQDRNDQWFVMMPKDQSLVIAWNSVTNATQIIHATSIDEPHLDRDGRYVAILLGGAAPDWQIYDLQTQSMGAPISKQTHLESLRSAFVANNPDISSGPQYYYDPIAARQVTTLTAAQLSPDLQHRSGQWIQAEAQLPGASLVKQWYLWSGYNDGVVTDGGWTLSSGQIYWTTPNWAPAYAKPTIGVQSVRQLVDGTPTRVARQLTRAASIAAMTEGSFYYDATATRVYVWAAAGGSPTGRVELRAPGAVHDGIAFVRQDGSDVRFLAHSYSHSPNRYWDTPRATVSADGKVVLFSTNQGDSNGRIDLFVVEVPIH; encoded by the coding sequence ATGCGCGTTCCACGTGTTAGAATACTTGGAACTGTTTCCCTCGTCCTGTTGTCCGCTTGCTCGAAGCTCGCGACACTCACGGGTGGGTCCGCCGTCGTGGTGGCCTCGGTCCTCATCACGCCGCCAACCTCGACGATTGCAGCGGGCGCTGCGGTGCAGCTTAGCGCCGCGACCTACGACGCCAATTCACAACTGCTCACGGGTCGCGTCGTCAGCTGGGCGAGCTCCAATGCCGCGGTCGCGTCGGTGTCGAGCACAGGACTCGTTGCGGGCGCCGCAACGGGGGCAGCCACGATTACGGCGACGAGCGAAGGAATCAGCGGAACGGCGGCCATCATTGTCTCGCCGCCTCCGCCCCCGCCCCCTCCGCCGGCAGGTGCCGTCGCCGATCCAACCCTGCTCCCCGTTGCCGCTCGGCAGCTCCCGCCATTCGAGTCGTACGGTGGAGCGTCGCTCGCCGCCGGACTGTCGTACAACGATCCTGTGACGGGCGTTCGGGTGTGGAAAGCGACGAGTGCGTCGGTGCCAGTCGCAAACACCCAGGCGACCCACGACTACTCGTCAGGCGGCCTACAGGTGACTCGCGACTGGGGCACAAACCAGCACACGATTCTCGTCAACGTCGGATCGCACTATCTCGTTGACTTCACGCGTGGCGCTGGGTTCAGCAATTGGCGGCGCACTCCAACGGTCAATTCGGACCTTTGCTTCACGTTCTCATTCGTGCCGACGACGCCACAGATTGCGTATTACCTCACCGGTACCACGCTGCACCGGTACGACACGCGAACCAATGCTGTCGCCGACTCCGGGAATTTCCCAAAGAGTTTTGCCTCCGTCACGACGTCGTCATTGCTGTGGCTGCAGCAGGATCGGAACGACCAGTGGTTCGTGATGATGCCGAAGGATCAATCCCTCGTCATCGCATGGAATAGCGTCACGAATGCCACTCAGATCATTCACGCGACGTCAATCGATGAACCACACCTGGATCGTGACGGCCGGTACGTCGCGATCCTCCTCGGCGGGGCGGCGCCGGACTGGCAGATATACGACTTGCAAACGCAGTCCATGGGCGCGCCCATCAGCAAGCAAACGCACCTCGAGTCGTTGCGATCGGCGTTCGTCGCAAACAATCCCGACATCTCGTCTGGCCCACAGTACTACTACGATCCGATCGCTGCTCGTCAGGTAACGACGCTGACGGCGGCGCAGCTCTCGCCGGACCTGCAGCACCGGTCCGGTCAGTGGATCCAAGCCGAAGCGCAACTGCCGGGAGCGAGTCTCGTCAAGCAATGGTATCTGTGGAGCGGATACAATGACGGAGTGGTGACTGACGGCGGATGGACGCTGTCGAGCGGCCAGATTTATTGGACGACACCAAATTGGGCCCCGGCATACGCGAAGCCGACGATCGGGGTGCAGTCGGTTCGGCAGCTGGTGGATGGAACACCGACCCGTGTCGCGAGACAGCTCACGCGTGCCGCGAGCATCGCCGCGATGACAGAAGGGAGCTTCTATTACGATGCCACTGCCACGCGGGTCTATGTCTGGGCGGCTGCCGGTGGAAGTCCAACGGGTCGGGTAGAGCTGCGCGCGCCCGGCGCCGTTCACGATGGCATTGCGTTTGTGCGCCAGGACGGCAGCGACGTGAGATTCCTGGCGCACTCGTATAGCCATTCGCCCAACCGCTATTGGGACACTCCACGCGCGACGGTGAGCGCCGACGGGAAGGTGGTTTTGTTCTCCACGAATCAAGGCGATTCGAACGGCCGCATCGATCTCTTCGTCGTCGAAGTACCAATTCACTAA